One genomic region from Amia ocellicauda isolate fAmiCal2 chromosome 4, fAmiCal2.hap1, whole genome shotgun sequence encodes:
- the LOC136748846 gene encoding homeobox protein DBX1-B, whose amino-acid sequence MMFPSVIAPPAMYPSLLRPSATLTLPQSLQSAFTTHSSFLVEDLLRISRPVSYMHRTVPSPSVSPPSSGPTVDHVNTSTSVPGGTCSPQTSLSTISDPNYLKFGVNAILAPSTRNESSPPSIQCMHPKAFPFPYFDGSFHPFIRSSYFPASSSVVPIPGTFSWPLAARGKPRRGMLRRAVFSDVQRKALEKMFQKQKYISKPDRKKLAAKLGLKDSQVKIWFQNRRMKWRNSKERELLSSGGCREQTLPTKLNPHPDLSDVGKKSSEEEESFCRDRDGDRDRDSPRAASCASPAGHKLTDSVHSHLSSPSNSSKHSDFSESEEEEITVS is encoded by the exons ATGATGTTCCCAAGCGTAATTGCGCCACCTGCCATGTACCCCAGCCTGCTCCGACCGTCAGCAACCCTGACTCTGCCGCAGTCTTTGCAATCCGCCTTTACTACGCACTCCAGTTTCCTGGTGGAGGATCTGCTGAGGATCAGCCGCCCTGTGAGCTACATGCACCGGACTGTCCCGTCGCCCAGTGTGTCCCCGCCGAGCTCAGGACCCACAGTTGACCACGTCAACACCTCCACCTCTGTGCCGGGCGGGACGTGCTCGCCACAGACATCCCTGTCCACCATCAGCGACCCCAACTATCTGAAGTTTGGAGTTAACGCCATCCTGGCACCATCCACAAGAAACG AATCGTCTCCTCCTTCTATTCAGTGCATGCACCCCAAAGCGTTCCCCTTCCCATACTTTGACGGCTCTTTCCACCCCTTCATCAGATCTTCATATTTCCCAG CCTCTTCATCAGTGGTGCCGATTCCCGGGACCTTTTCCTGGCCACTGGCAGCCAGGGGCAAGCCCAGGAGGGGGATGCTCCGCCGGGCTGTGTTTTCGGATGTGCAGCGCAAAGCGCTGGAAAAAATGTTCCAAAAACAGAAGTACATCAGCAAACCGGACAGGAAAAAGTTGGCTGCCAAACTTGGGCTCAAGGACTCTCag GTGAAGATTTGGTTCCAGAACAGGAGGATGAAGTGGAGGAACTCCAAAGAGCGGGAGCTGCTCTCCTCCGGGGGGTGCCGGGAACAAACCCTCCCCACAAAACTGAACCCTCACCCCGACCTCAGCGACGTGGGGAAAAAGTCCTCGGAGGAAGAGGAGTCGTTCTGCAGGGACAGAGACggggacagagacagggacAGTCCCCGGGCGGCGTCCTGCGCCTCTCCCGCCGGACACAAACTGACGGACAGCGTCCACTCGCACCTCTCCTCGCCCTCAAACTCCAGCAAACACTCGGACTTCTCCGAATCAGAGGAAGAGGAGATCACAGTGTCCTAA